The following is a genomic window from Kineosporiaceae bacterium.
GAGCCGCCGCTCCAGGAGCGCGTCAGCAGCCCGTAGCGCCTCCGGCGGCTCGGGGTTCATTCGCGATGTCTAGCACAAGTGCGCACAGAAGCCGCTGACACGCCGCTGACCGGCGACCGCCACCCTTTTGCTGCTGTGACCCTTGTCACATGTGCAAGCGTTCTCGGTCTCCCGAGCAGACCCCTGTTGACCTGCGCCGTTGAGGTTTGTTCGCCGAGCCGGCGTGGGTCAGGTCACCGTGTCCGGCGGGAATGTAGGGGCCAGGCCCCGGTCGGCAGAGGGACTTTCGTCTCGCCATCTCGCCGACCACGCGTATTCTTGGTCCCGTTCACCTGGCGTTCACCTGATGGGTGCCAGTCGTTAGATGTCCACCAGACCCCGGGAGGCTCCAATGCCCGAGATTTCGGAGAGCCGCATGATCATGCGGACCGCCATTCACCGTGCAACCGTCGCCGTCATGTGTGGCTCCCTCGAGGGCGAGCAGCGCCGTTCGGCCTGGATCGCCGAGCAGGCCCGTCTGCTCGGCTCGGAGCAACCGAGCTACGCCCTGCAGTCGATGACCGGTTACCTGCCGCGTCCCCGTCGCGCTGCCTGACACCCACGCTGTCACCCGAGCGGCCGGTGGAGTCCCCAGGACTCCACCGGCCGCTCGCTGCGTGGAGACAGCGACCCAGGCAGCGACCGAGGTCAGGCCTGTTCCTGACCTGCCCGACTGGCCTGTGCCCGGTGGTGGCGGATGACCTCGGCCACCACGAAGTTCAGGAACCGCTCGGCGAAGATCGGGTCGAGGTCGGCGTCGCGTGCCAATCGGTGCAATCGCTCGATCTGCTGCGCCTCACGGTCCGGATCCGAGGCCGGCATCCCCTCACGCGCCTTGAGCTCGCCGACCTTCTGAGTGCACTTGAAGCGTTCGGCCAGCAGGTGGACGATCGCGGCGTCGAGGTTGTCGATGCTGGCCCGCAGGGCGGACAGCACGGCGGACGCCTCCAGGCTGGGCATCGGGTGTTCATCGGCACTCGGCGAGGTCATGACCGGAGCCTAGAGCGCCCTCCCGACGTGATTCAGCGTCCGCCCGGGCATAGGTCCTCCGATCGCCGGGTTGAGCATGGTGAGGGAGTGTCATGACACGCGAGCGGTCACACGAAAGGTCCCAGCACCCGGTTCGACATCGGGTGGTCATCGTCGGCTCGGGGTTCGGCGGGCTCTTCGCCGCCAAGGCCCTGGCCCGGGCTCAGGCGGATGTCGTCCTGATCGCCCGGACGACGCACCATCTGTTCCAGCCGCTGCTCTACCAGGTGGCCACGGGCATCCTGTCCGAGGGCGAGGTCGCGCCGTCCACCCGCGAAGTGCTCTCGCGCCAGGCGAATGCCACGGTGCTGCTCGGCGAGGTCCATGCCATCGACCTGGCCGAGCGCACCGTGACCTCCCGGCTGCAGGGGCGCGACACCGTGACCGCCTACGACTCGCTCATCGTCGCGGCGGGCTCGGGCCAGTCCTACTTCGGCAACGACCACTTCGCCGAGTTCGCACCGGGGATGAAGTCCATCGACGACGCCCTCGAACTGCGGGGCCGGATCTTCGGCGCCTTCGAGCGGGCCGAGTTGGCCACCGACCCGGCCGAGGCCCGACGTCTGCTCACCTTCGTCGTCGTCGGTGCCGGTCCCACCGGTGTCGAGATGGCCGGCCAGATCGCCGAACTGTCACGCCGCACGCTGCGGCGCGACTTCCGGCGGATCGATCCCACCTCGGCGAGGATCGTGGTGCTCGACGCCGTGACCACGGTGCTGCCGAGTTTCGGGGATCGGCTCGGGCTGAAAGCCAGGCGCCGACTCGAGTCGCTCGGGGTCGAGTTCCAGCTCGGGGCGAAGGTGATCGAGATGGACGCCGAGGGCGTGAGCATCGAGGACGGCGACGGCACCCGGCGTCGGCTGGAGACCGCCTGCCCGATCTGGGCCGCCGGCGTGGCCGCCTCACCGCTCGGTCGGGTGCTGGCCGAGCAGTCCGGCGCCGGCCTCGATCGCGTCGGACGGGTCGCCGTCGCCGACGATCTGAGCCTGCCCGGTCACCCGGAGGTGTTCGTGGTCGGCGATCTGATCGGGGACGCCGGTCTACCGGGAGTGGCCCAGGTGGCGATCCAGGGCGGCCGCTACGCCGCCGAGGTGATCCGCCGCCGGCTCGACGGGCGCCCCGCACCGGAACCGTTCCGCTACCGCGACAAGGGCAGCATGGCCACCATCTCGCGGTTCAGCGCCGTGGTGAGCATCGGCCGTCTGCGGCTGAGCGGCCTGGTGGGCTGGCTGCTGTGGCTCGGCGTCCATCTGGTCTACCTGATCGGGTTCAAGAACCGGGTCACCACCCTGCTGCACTGGGCCGTCAGCTTCATCGGCCGCGGGCGGGCAGAACGCACCGTGACCGAGCAGCAGGTGGTGGCGCGCAACGTCCTGCGCCATCACGCCCTCGACCATCCCAACGCCGAGACCACAACCAGGTCGCCGCACTAGGGTGCGGCCATGCGCCGAGTGGTCGTGTCGTCCCAGCAGATCGAGGTCGTCGAGGCGGAGGCGCCGACGCCGGGGCCGGGGGAGGTGCTGGTGCGCTCGGTGGTCGCCGGGGTCTGCGGATCCGACACCCATGCAGCCCACGGGCGACACCCCTTCATCGCACTGCCCTACCACCCCGGGCACGAGGTGGTCGGGGTGGTCGAACAGCTCGGCGAGGGCGTGGACGCCGTCCGGCCGGGTCAGCGGGTCACGGTCGAGCCCGACCTGCCGTGCTGGGCCTGCAAGCAGTGCACCGCGGGCCGGCAGAACCTGTGCGAGAACCTGCAGTTCTTCGGCTGCGGCTACGCCCAGGGCGGCATGGCCGACTACTTCACGATCGACGTCCGGCGGCTGCACGTCGTCCCCGACGGGATGGACTTCCGGACGGCGGCACTGATCGAGCCGTTGTCGACCCCGGTGCACGCCGTCCGCCTGGCCGGCAATGTCAGCGGCAGCGCCGTCGCCATCCTGGGCGCGGGCACGATCGGGTTGCTGGTGCTGTGCGCGGCGAAGGCTCAGGGCGCGCGCCGGATCGTGGTCACCGATGTGCTGCCCGCCAAACGCGAGCGGGCGCTGGCCTTGGGCGCTGACGTCGTGGTCGACGCCGCGGCGCCGAACGCCGTCCAGCAAGTGCGGGAAGCCCTCGGTGAGAGCGCCGATGTGGTCTTCGACTGCGTCGCCGTCCAGCCCACCGTCGATCAGGCGGTCGCCATGGCCGACAAGGGCGGCACCGTGGTCATCGTCGGCGTGCCGGCAGGGGCGGTGAGCGTGCCATTGCCGATCATCCAGGACCACCAGATCCGGATTCAGGGCAGCGCCACCTACCTGCCGGAGGACTACGCGGACGCGATCCGGTTGCTGGCCTCGGGGGCGATTCCGGTGGAGGCGATCGTCACGGCCGTGCACCCGTTGGCCGAGGTGGCCGAGGCGTTCGATGCCTCGGTGAGCGGGGCGAACATCAAGGTGCTGGTCGCGATCGACGACGAGCTCGCTCACTCCTGAGCTCCAAGGGTCTCGACATCAACATCCCGCGTCCCGTAGAAAGGCAGCATCTTCGACCTCGGTGAGCTGCCGGCTCTGCCAGGGTTCGACCCCGATCGTGGAGCCGCCCGTGAGCCGTCAGTCCGTCGCGCGTGACCTCGAGTCACTCGCGCAGCTGGGTGTGGCTGCCAGGGCACCGATCTTCGCGCTGGCCACCGTGACGCTCGGAGCCGGCGGGCACGTCGTGTCCGGAGGTGGCCTGCCGGGCCCACTCGCGTTGGCCGCCTCGACGGCCACGGTGGGACTGGTCGCCTGGCGCACCGCTCGGCGAGAGCATTCCCTGCCCCGGCTGCTCGTGGCCGTTGGTGCCAGCCAGGTCGCCCTGCACCTGGCGTTCGGCCTCGGCGCGAGCGCCGACGGCCACCGGCATGCCGGGTCACCGGGCCTGCCGGCGGCGTGGATGTGGGCAGCCCACCTTCTGGCCGCGCTGAGCATGGCGTGGTGGCTGCGACGAGGCGAGGCCGCCGTCTGGCGACTCGTCCGGCGAGCGGTGCAGCTCGCCGTCCGGCTGGTTCGCCACCGACTCGGCCTGCCCCTGGCACCGCGCCTTCAGCGCACGACGCCGGCATGGCACGGCCTCATGGCCGGAGCTCAACACCTGGTGATCCGTTGTGCTCCCCACCGGGGCCCACCGGTCCTGATCTGATCCGGGCCGAGCGCAGTTCCCTGTCGCGCCATCACGTTTCGACACGTCAGCACGTCCTCGCCGCGCGGGGACGTCGCGTGCGCTGCGCCTGCCCGGGCTGACTCCTCCCTGTCGCCGCCAACCGACGACGGGTTCGACCTGCCTGCCTGATGGACCCTGCGCACCGGCATCTGCCCCCTGGGCGTCGTCGGGCGCTCGACCACGAGGACTCACATGACTGCTCTCGCCACGCGATGGCGCCTGCCCGGATCCGCTCCTCCCCGTCGAACCGGCCGCAGCTCCGCGGCCCTCATCCCACCGCGGGCCTACCCGCTCGTGCTGATCGCCCTCACCGTGCTGCTGGTGCTCGCCGTCCTGCTGGCCATCTCGGTCGGCTCGGTGCACCTGCCACTGCGGACGGTGTGGTCGGTCGTCCTCGACCACACCCTCGGCGGCCTCCGAGACGGCAGCCCGGCCGTCGACCGGCGCGACGACGCCATCATCTGGAACTTCCGTGCACCGCGAGCCCTGTTGGCCGTCGTCGTCGGGGCGGGCCTGTCCATCGCCGGTGCGGCGCTGCAGGTGCTGGTGCGCAACCCGCTGGCCGACCCGTACCTGCTCGGCGTGGTCCAAGGCGGCAGCCTCGGAGCCGTCCTGGCGATCGGGCTCGGGAGTGCCGCGATCGGCAAGGCGGCGTTGTCCGGAGCGGCCTTCCTGGGCGCCATGAGTTGTCTGCTGCTCGTGCTCCTGTTCGGACGCCGCCACGGCGCGGTCTCCACCGGGCGCCTGGTGCTGGCCGGGCTCGCGGTCGGCTATGTCTTCCAGGCCGCGACCAGCTTCGTCGAGCTTCGCCTGACCGACGGCGAGGGACTGGCAGGGGTGGTCTTCTGGCTGCTGGGTACGGTGGCCGCCGCGTCCTGGTCGGATCTGGGCATTCCCTCGGCCCTGGTCCTGATCACCACGGTGTGGTTGACGGTGCAGGCGCGCCCGATGAACGCCCTGCTCATGGGGGACGACTCGGCCACAGCGCTGGGAATCAGGGTCAGCAGGTTCCGGCTGCAGCTGGCCATCGCCTCGTCGGTGTTGACGGCGTGCGTGGTGGCCGTGGCCGGGGGAGTCGGATTCGTCGGGTTGATGATCCCGCACACCGCGCGGCTGTTGGTCGGGGCCGACCATCGCCGACTGCTGCCGGTCACCGCCCTGGGCGGCGGCCTGTTCCTCGTGGTGGTCGACATCGTGGCGCGCACGGCCGCCTCGCCCCTGGAACTGCCGCTGAGCGTCATCACAGCGGCGGTCGGTGCCCCCTTGTTCCTGTGGCTCATGGGCCGCAACGACCGCACGCCGGGGGTGGCGTGATGCGCCTGAACCTGGACGGTGTCTCGGTAGAGCTCGACCGTCATCGGATCGTGGACGAGGTCGACCTCGAGGTCGGCGACCGAGAGGTAGTAGGCCTGATCGGGCCGAACGGCTCGGGCAAGTCCACCCTGCTGCGCACGGTGTACCGGGCGCTCGCTCCAATGGCGGGCGTCGTCCGGCTGGGCGGGGACGACGTGTGGAGCCTGGCACCGCGCGAATCGGCCCGCCGGACGGCGGTGGTCGCCCAGGAGGCCCCGCCGGAGTTCGACTTCACGGTCGAGGAGGTCGTCACCCTCGGCCGGCTGCCACACAAAGGGCTGTTCGACGGTGAGACGGACGAAGACCGCCGCCTGATCGTGGAGGCCCTCGACCGGGTAGGCATCGCCCACCTCACGCACCGGGTCTTCACCACTCTCAGCGGTGGTGAGAAGCAGAAGGCCTTGCTGGCCAAGGCCTTGGTGCAGCAACCATCCCTGCTGGTGCTCGACGAGCCGACCAACCACCTCGACATTCGCGCCCAGCTGGAGCTGCTCGAGCTGATCCGTGAGCTCGGGGTGAGCACCCTCACCGCCCTGCACGAGCTCAACCTCGCCGCCGCGTACTGCGACCGGCTCTACCTGCTGGACGGCGGTCGCCTGGTCACCTCCGGCCCACCCACCGACGTGCTGACCCCCGAGGTGCTCGGCGCCGTGTTCGGCGTCGCCGCTCACCGGGCCGAGCATCCGGACACCGGACGCCTCCAGCTCGTCTTCGCACCCCTTCGTCAACCCATCACCGAGAGGACCTCGTCATGAAACGACTACTGCAGCTCACCACCGCGCTGTGCGCCGGGTTGGTCCTGGCCGCGTGCGGCGCCGACTCGACCTCGACGTCCGGCTCGTCCAGCGCCGCCGGGCCGTCGAGTGCCGTGGCGCGGGCCGCCGTCACCGTCGAACAGTGCACGGGGGAGAAGCGGGATCGCAAGGTCACCTTCGACACCGTGCCGGAGCGCATCTTCACCCTCGATCCTCAGTCGGCCGAGTTCATGATCGCGCTCGGGCTGGGCGACCGCATCGTGGGGACCTGGGACATGTACGACGACGCGGCCTTCGCCGATGCCCCCACGTACGCCGCCGAGCTGAAGAAGCTCGAGAAGGTGGGCGACGGCAAGACCTGGCCCCCGCCGATCGAACAGATCGCCTCGACCAAGCCCGACATCGTGGTGACCACCTACCGGCTCAACATCCCGAACTACCTCGACGCCAACCGGTTGGAGAAGGACGCCGGCATCAAGGCCTACAGCTTCACCACCTACTGCACCGAGAAGGTGATGCGCGACTTCGACCCGCTGTTCGCCGACATCACCGCCCTGGGCCAGATCTTCGACGTGGCACCCAAGGCCGAGGCCTTGATCGCCCAGATGCGTGATCAGCTGGCCAAGGCCGCCGCGCTCACCCAGGGCAAGCCCCGGGTGAAGGTCTGGGAGTACGCCGGCGAGGAGATTCCCTACCCGGTCGGCGGGACGGGCATGCCCAACGCGATCATGTATCTGGCCGGCGCCGACAACGTCTTCGAGGACGTCAAGGCGGTCTACGGCGAGGTGTCGTGGGAACAGGCGGTCAAGCGCAACCCCGCCGTGGTCTGGCTGCAGACCTCGGCCGGGCCCGGCTTCATCGAGACCGAGGACGGGCTCAAGAAGGCCACCGAGAAGAACCCCGGGATCGCCGGAATCGACGGTGTGGCCAAGAAGAGGTACGTCGTCGTGCCGTACACCACAGCCGGGACCCTGAGCATCCACAACGCCGAGGCGGTGCTCGACTTCGCCACCAAGCTGCAGAAGGTCACCTCGACCTCCTGAGCCCGGTGTGGTCGGCCCCGGCTCGGGGGCGGGGCCGACCACGCTGCGGGTGTCGTGCCGGGGCCGGGCAGGCCCCCTGCCACCTGGGGGATCGGCCTAAGATCGGCGCATGCCCCGCGAGTCGTCCGGCGACTGGCCCGAACGCCGCCGTGAGGCCGCGCGCGAACAGGCCGCTCGGGCCGATCGTCGTCGCGAGACCGAGACCGCACGAGCCTGCCAGCAGGTGGCCGGTTTCGCGGCCGAGGCACGGGCGCGACGGCTGATCTCGCACCCCTTGCTGGCTCGCTCGGGGGAGCGGCGCGGCAGCTACCGCACCGGCCTCACCGGCTGGTACCTCACCCGCGACGGCTCACTGGGGGTGACCGAGGACGGCGAGTACTACGTGCTGTCCTGCCCGCCCAGCCGCCTCGGCCTGTTCCGCGGCGTGCACCTGGAGCCCGCCGATCCACCCCTGCAGGTCGGTGCCGGTGCCCGGGACGGCGAGTCGATCGCGCTCGATGTCCTGCTGGCGATGCGGCTGGCGGCAGGCGACGACTGGCCCCGAACCCGCTGAGCGCCGTTCAGGCGCCCCGGACGATCTCTGCCAGGTGGGCCACCGGCCACCGCCGGTCGAACAGCGTGGGATCGCCGTCGTCCTCGCGGCGCAACTGCTCGATGAGGCGCACGTATCCGACGAGGTCGAGGCCACGCAGCAGGTCGAGCAGCGCCGAGGCCTCGCCCACGGCGGGAGCGTTCGGGGCGACGAGCCGGTCGTAGATGTCGACCACCTGATGGACCATGGCGAGGTGGGAGGCCCCGGGGTCGACCGACGGGAAGTTGGTCGCCGCGAAGTCCTCGGTGAACACGATGGGCTCGACGGCCAGCGCTTGCGGCCCGTGCACCCCGGCGAGGCGGATGAGCAGTTCGACGTCGAAGGTCTCGTGGAAGGAGGCCAGCCGCGGCAGCACGGGCGCCAACGCAGCGGCGTCGAAGGCCTTGAAGCCCGCCTGGGTGTCCAGCACGTGTGCCAGGGCCGGGATCAGCATGGCCCGCACCGCGTGCCGGAACAGGATGATCAGCTTGTCGGGCTTGCCGCCGGTGCTGTGTGGCTCGGAGTGCGGGCCATCGGGCTTGACCAGGACGGCGCCCGGCATGCCGTAACGCTGGCCGAGGGCCGCAACCACGCTGTCGCCCGTCGCGATCGCTGCCGCGAGCGAGCCCAGTTGAGCCAGGTTGGCGGACAGATCGGCATCGGTCGAGCAGATGAGGTGTCGCACCATGCCGGCCGCGGCGGGTGCCCCCGCCTGCACCGAGGCGACCAGCCCGGCCAGGATCGACCCGCCCTTGCGGGACTGGTCGGTCGAGGTCAGGGCCTCGAACGCCGGGCTGAAGGGACCGAGCTCGGTGTGCCCGGCGATCACCTCGGCCAGGCGCAGCACGTTCACGCTGCGATGGCCGACGGTCGGGTAGCCCTCGGCCGCAACGATCTTCGCCATCACCTCGGCGCTCGACGGCCGATCCGGACAGCCGTCGTCCACCGCCACGATGCTCCAGGTGACCGGCAGATCCGTTGTCAGCCAGTCGAGTTGGCGGACCTTCTCGCGCAGGAAGTCCTCACCGTGCGGATGCTCGGACCGGGGCAGGATGCGTCCGGTCTCGCCGTACATCGCCCAGACCACGCTGAGGTGGAGCGGCGTCGTGACCGCCGCCAATCGCCGGCGGGCGTGAGCCGCGGCAGCGGCCTCGGTCGCCACCGCGCCACCGGGCTCGTCCGGCTCGCCCGTCGGCTGCTTCCCGTCCCGCAGGGCTGATGCCCGGTCCAGCACCCACCCGTTCTGCGCCGCATCCGTCAGGTCTCGGGCCAACGGTCGGTGATCCATGGTCGAAATCTAGGCCAGGTCACCACTACGCTGAAGGTGATGGCCACGACGTGGGAGTCGGCGGCCGTGGCGTGACAACCACGGACGCGGTATGACGTGTGCTTCGCTGGGCGTTGTCATGTGGGCACGGCCACCACGCGACGAAAACGGGTCGTCCACCGCAGGCCTTCCCCTACGGTGGTGAGCAGCCGAGCCGGTACCGGTTCGGGTCCTCGAGAGGCGCCCGCGCAGCTGGCGGCACCTTCGTCTTCGGCGGATCCGCAGGTCGTGTCGGTGTCCGTGCAGAGTGTTCGGCGCGGGGCAGCGTTCCTCGCCCCCGTTCGCGCGCTCGTACGGCATGGTGCCGCGGTCATCGTGAGCGGCATGTCAGAGGAGGAGTGAGTGGCTCGAGCAGGCCAGCGCCGGTCGGGTGATCGGCGTCCCGCCCGGCGGACGCAGCGACCTGATCGCCCCCCCGGCGACGTCGCCTC
Proteins encoded in this region:
- a CDS encoding ABC transporter substrate-binding protein, with product MKRLLQLTTALCAGLVLAACGADSTSTSGSSSAAGPSSAVARAAVTVEQCTGEKRDRKVTFDTVPERIFTLDPQSAEFMIALGLGDRIVGTWDMYDDAAFADAPTYAAELKKLEKVGDGKTWPPPIEQIASTKPDIVVTTYRLNIPNYLDANRLEKDAGIKAYSFTTYCTEKVMRDFDPLFADITALGQIFDVAPKAEALIAQMRDQLAKAAALTQGKPRVKVWEYAGEEIPYPVGGTGMPNAIMYLAGADNVFEDVKAVYGEVSWEQAVKRNPAVVWLQTSAGPGFIETEDGLKKATEKNPGIAGIDGVAKKRYVVVPYTTAGTLSIHNAEAVLDFATKLQKVTSTS
- a CDS encoding ABC transporter ATP-binding protein translates to MRLNLDGVSVELDRHRIVDEVDLEVGDREVVGLIGPNGSGKSTLLRTVYRALAPMAGVVRLGGDDVWSLAPRESARRTAVVAQEAPPEFDFTVEEVVTLGRLPHKGLFDGETDEDRRLIVEALDRVGIAHLTHRVFTTLSGGEKQKALLAKALVQQPSLLVLDEPTNHLDIRAQLELLELIRELGVSTLTALHELNLAAAYCDRLYLLDGGRLVTSGPPTDVLTPEVLGAVFGVAAHRAEHPDTGRLQLVFAPLRQPITERTSS
- a CDS encoding NAD(P)/FAD-dependent oxidoreductase; the encoded protein is MTRERSHERSQHPVRHRVVIVGSGFGGLFAAKALARAQADVVLIARTTHHLFQPLLYQVATGILSEGEVAPSTREVLSRQANATVLLGEVHAIDLAERTVTSRLQGRDTVTAYDSLIVAAGSGQSYFGNDHFAEFAPGMKSIDDALELRGRIFGAFERAELATDPAEARRLLTFVVVGAGPTGVEMAGQIAELSRRTLRRDFRRIDPTSARIVVLDAVTTVLPSFGDRLGLKARRRLESLGVEFQLGAKVIEMDAEGVSIEDGDGTRRRLETACPIWAAGVAASPLGRVLAEQSGAGLDRVGRVAVADDLSLPGHPEVFVVGDLIGDAGLPGVAQVAIQGGRYAAEVIRRRLDGRPAPEPFRYRDKGSMATISRFSAVVSIGRLRLSGLVGWLLWLGVHLVYLIGFKNRVTTLLHWAVSFIGRGRAERTVTEQQVVARNVLRHHALDHPNAETTTRSPH
- a CDS encoding alcohol dehydrogenase catalytic domain-containing protein; protein product: MRRVVVSSQQIEVVEAEAPTPGPGEVLVRSVVAGVCGSDTHAAHGRHPFIALPYHPGHEVVGVVEQLGEGVDAVRPGQRVTVEPDLPCWACKQCTAGRQNLCENLQFFGCGYAQGGMADYFTIDVRRLHVVPDGMDFRTAALIEPLSTPVHAVRLAGNVSGSAVAILGAGTIGLLVLCAAKAQGARRIVVTDVLPAKRERALALGADVVVDAAAPNAVQQVREALGESADVVFDCVAVQPTVDQAVAMADKGGTVVIVGVPAGAVSVPLPIIQDHQIRIQGSATYLPEDYADAIRLLASGAIPVEAIVTAVHPLAEVAEAFDASVSGANIKVLVAIDDELAHS
- a CDS encoding iron ABC transporter permease; this translates as MTALATRWRLPGSAPPRRTGRSSAALIPPRAYPLVLIALTVLLVLAVLLAISVGSVHLPLRTVWSVVLDHTLGGLRDGSPAVDRRDDAIIWNFRAPRALLAVVVGAGLSIAGAALQVLVRNPLADPYLLGVVQGGSLGAVLAIGLGSAAIGKAALSGAAFLGAMSCLLLVLLFGRRHGAVSTGRLVLAGLAVGYVFQAATSFVELRLTDGEGLAGVVFWLLGTVAAASWSDLGIPSALVLITTVWLTVQARPMNALLMGDDSATALGIRVSRFRLQLAIASSVLTACVVAVAGGVGFVGLMIPHTARLLVGADHRRLLPVTALGGGLFLVVVDIVARTAASPLELPLSVITAAVGAPLFLWLMGRNDRTPGVA
- a CDS encoding chorismate mutase is translated as MPSLEASAVLSALRASIDNLDAAIVHLLAERFKCTQKVGELKAREGMPASDPDREAQQIERLHRLARDADLDPIFAERFLNFVVAEVIRHHRAQASRAGQEQA